One region of Candidatus Bipolaricaulota bacterium genomic DNA includes:
- a CDS encoding MBL fold metallo-hydrolase — protein MGQITVIYDNRIARDDLYPGWGFSALVELGGTRLLFDTGADKIVLEHNAAALGVDLETTDYLFLSHEHCDHVGAISSALHKGLTVVYPDSFSSGFKKRIADEKLDGIPVNSPVEFHPGLRSTGGLGKGIVEQSLIVEGEDGPILITGCAHPGIVNIARVATELAGGPLRLVIGGFHLLAKSEAEVQMIAAQLKDLGIRQLGPCHCTGERAIAILAEEFSDCYIDVRAGTKVEI, from the coding sequence GGACAAATCACGGTGATATACGACAATCGGATTGCCCGGGATGACCTCTACCCGGGCTGGGGGTTCTCCGCCCTGGTCGAACTGGGGGGGACGCGGCTTTTGTTCGACACCGGCGCGGACAAGATCGTCCTCGAGCACAACGCCGCCGCCCTCGGGGTCGATCTCGAGACAACGGACTACCTCTTCCTCTCTCACGAGCACTGCGACCACGTCGGCGCGATCTCATCCGCCCTGCACAAGGGATTGACCGTGGTCTACCCGGACTCGTTCTCCTCCGGGTTCAAGAAGCGGATCGCCGACGAAAAACTGGATGGGATCCCGGTGAACTCACCGGTCGAGTTCCATCCTGGGCTTCGCTCCACCGGCGGGCTCGGAAAGGGGATCGTGGAGCAATCGCTGATCGTGGAGGGCGAGGATGGGCCGATCCTCATCACCGGCTGTGCCCATCCCGGGATCGTGAATATCGCGCGGGTGGCCACCGAGCTCGCCGGCGGGCCGTTGCGGCTCGTGATCGGCGGGTTTCACCTCTTGGCCAAGTCCGAAGCTGAAGTGCAAATGATCGCAGCACAACTGAAGGACCTAGGGATACGGCAGCTCGGGCCGTGCCACTGCACCGGCGAGCGGGCGATCGCGATCCTCGCTGAGGAGTTTAGTGATTGCTACATCGACGTCAGGGCAGGGACAAAA